One Triplophysa rosa linkage group LG21, Trosa_1v2, whole genome shotgun sequence DNA segment encodes these proteins:
- the rnf146 gene encoding E3 ubiquitin-protein ligase rnf146: MASCGEVNLSVDTLTSGKKVSGESVMDGTPSSSSPSLPVPECAICLQSCVHPVRLPCRHIFCFLCVKGASWHSKRCALCRQEVPEDFLERPTLLSPEELKASASGGRGTGTSGHAWYYEGRNGWWQYDERTSRELEDAFNKGKKNAEMLIAGFLYVADLENMVQYRRNEHGRRRRMKRDVVDIPKKGVAGLRLDPDPNPTVGAGSGTVPVEVDLSVDGAAVERESSADGADTGVNGGRSQGVFPAAPVRPPTVLGGHLTSPASSSGIQLVQALAQLNINPAEPEPEEEDADDEDDSPAPDASGYDSEPGTSEDDGEFAEDEMAEASQGRHRLAQLDRPPPGGGPAPSSDRSGCPDGQCTVTKV, from the coding sequence ATGGCTAGCTGTGGCGAGGTCAATCTCTCTGTGGACACCCTGACTTCTGGAAAGAAGGTGAGTGGAGAGTCTGTGATGGATGGGACTCCTTCCTCTTCATCTCCGTCGCTGCCTGTGCCTGAATGCGCCATCTGCCTGCAGAGTTGCGTCCACCCCGTACGTCTGCCGTGCCGCCATATTTTCTGCTTCCTGTGCGTCAAGGGAGCCTCCTGGCACAGCAAGCGATGTGCCCTCTGTAGGCAGGAAGTCCCCGAGGACTTCCTGGAACGGCCCACTTTGCTTTCTCCCGAAGAGCTGAAGGCTTCGGCGTCAGGAGGGCGTGGGACGGGCACCAGTGGACACGCTTGGTACTACGAAGGACGCAATGGCTGGTGGCAGTATGACGAGCGGACGAGCCGAGAACTGGAGGATGCGTTTAACAAAGGCAAGAAAAACGCAGAGATGCTAATCGCCGGTTTCCTGTACGTGGCCGACCTGGAGAACATGGTGCAGTACAGGAGGAACGAACATGGACGCAGACGTCGGATGAAAAGAGATGTGGTGGACATTCCTAAGAAAGGTGTTGCTGGACTTAGACTGGATCCAGATCCTAACCCCACGGTGGGGGCAGGCTCAGGAACGGTGCCCGTAGAAGTGGATTTAAGTGTGGACGGAGCTGCGGTTGAACGAGAAAGCTCGGCAGACGGAGCGGACACTGGGGTCAATGGAGGGCGTTCTCAAGGCGTCTTTCCCGCCGCTCCCGTAAGGCCGCCCACTGTCTTGGGTGGTCACCTGACGAGCCCCGCTTCCTCAAGTGGCATTCAGCTTGTTCAAGCTTTGGCTCAACTCAATATCAACCCCGCTGAGCCTGAACCGGAGGAGGAAGATGCTGATGACGAAGACGATTCGCCCGCTCCGGACGCCTCTGGGTATGACTCGGAGCCTGGCACGAGTGAGGATGACGGCGAGTTCGCTGAGGACGAAATGGCAGAGGCCTCCCAGGGTAGGCATAGACTTGCGCAGTTGGACAGACCGCCCCCTGGTGGTGGGCCTGCGCCAAGCAGCGATCGGTCCGGGTGCCCCGACGGTCAATGCACCGTCACCAAGGTCTGA